A stretch of Anolis sagrei isolate rAnoSag1 chromosome X, rAnoSag1.mat, whole genome shotgun sequence DNA encodes these proteins:
- the LOC137095011 gene encoding chemerin-like receptor 1 — MENTSRLPDFTLVHGNATLPYESVHFVVLQRSMHLLSIAIYGIACILGVIGNGLVLWIAGFRMKTRTVSAVWLLNLAVADFVFTFFLPLSIAYTALGFHWPFGKLLCKLNSAAAFLNMFASVFLLTVISVDRCVSVVWPVWCRNHRTPRAAFGVVVATWTAAFALSSPYFVFRDTALTSHNITSCFNNFALSDNYDTVDVRQLYQMRHQAMVVTRFLLGFAFPFAAITICYGVVASRLKRRRLTKSSKPFRIIIAVTASFFLCYFPYHVFSLLEMTKASASPQLKMALYLGIPLASSLAFFNSCINPILYVFVGQKRFRQSILAAFEGAFGEDFIFSLSSKRKSRSISQAEIQMT; from the coding sequence ATGGAGAACACCTCTCGGCTCCCTGATTTCACCTTGGTCCATGGAAATGCCACTCTGCCGTACGAAAGTGTCCACTTTGTGGTTCTCCAGCGCAGCATGCATCTCCTCTCCATCGCAATCTATGGCATCGCATGCATCTTGGGGGTGATCGGGAATGGTCTTGTCCTCTGGATCGCTGGCTTCCGCATGAAGACACGGACAGTCAGCGCCGTGTGGCTCCTCAACCTGGCCGTGGCCGACtttgtcttcactttcttcctccctctgagCATCGCCTACACCGCCCTGGGCTTCCACTGGCCCTTTGGCAAGCTTCTCTGCAAGCTCAATAGCGCAGCCGCCTTCCTTAACATGTTTGCCAGTGTCTTCTTGCTGACCGTCATCAGCGTGGACCGGTGCGTCTCCGTTGTCTGGCCCGTCTGGTGCCGGAACCACCGCACACCGAGGGCAGCCTTCGGGGTTGTGGTGGCCACTTGGACCGCCGCTTTTGCCCTCAGCTCCCCGTACTTCGTCTTCCGAGACACCGCTCTCACTTCCCACAACATCACCAGCTGTTTCAACAACTTCGCCCTCTCTGACAATTACGATACAGTGGATGTTCGCCAGCTCTACCAGATGCGGCACCAGGCCATGGTGGTCACCAGGTTCCTCCTTGGCTTTGCCTTCCCCTTTGCTGCCATCACCATTTGCTATGGTGTTGTGGCCTCACGACTGAAACGGAGGCGCCTGACCAAGTCTTCCAAGCCTTTCCGGATCATAATCGCCGTCACGGCCTCCTTCTTCCTCTGCTATTTCCCCTACCATGTCTTCTCCTTGCTGGAGATGACCAAAGCGTCCGCCAGCCCCCAGCTCAAGATGGCCCTGTACCTCGGCATCCCGTTGGCGTCCAGCTTGGCCTTCTTCAACAGCTGCATCAACCCCATCCTCTACGTCTTTGTGGGGCAGAAGCGGTTCCGCCAGTCCATCCTCGCAGCCTTCGAAGGGGCTTTCGGAGAGGACTTCATCTTCTCCTTATCCAGCAAGAGGAAATCCAGGTCCATCTCGCAGGCCGAGATCCAGATGACGTAA